In Odontesthes bonariensis isolate fOdoBon6 chromosome 20, fOdoBon6.hap1, whole genome shotgun sequence, a genomic segment contains:
- the LOC142369775 gene encoding tyrosine-protein kinase yes-like: MGCIKSKENKGPTMKYQPENSPASDSNAATTPHVGYYGPDPTQLQQSQAPSSSSGSAAANFNHSIAPFGGSSSAMTPFGGTSTSFTGPMSNSFSGAVSSGVTFFVALFDYEARTSDDLTFKKGDRFQIINNTEGDWWEARSINTGKKGYIPSNYVAPADSIQAEEWYFGKMGRKDAERLLLNPGNNRGTFLVRESETTKGAYSLSIRDWDEAKGDNVKHYKIRKLDNGGYYITTRAQFDTLQKLVKHYTEHADGLCHRLTTVCPTVKPQTQGLAKDAWEIPRESLQLELKLGQGCFGEVWMGTWNGTTKVAIKTLKPGTMSPEAFLQEAQIMKKLRHDKLVPLYAVVSEEPIYIVTEYMSKGSLLDFIKEGDGKFLNLVMLVDMAAKIADGMAFIERMNYIHRDLRAANILVGENLVCKIADFGLARLIEDNEYTARQGAKFPIKWTAPEAALYGRFTIKSDVWSFGILLTELVTKGRVPYPGMVNREVLEQVERGYRMPCPQGCPESLHEMMKLCWKKEPDERPTFEYLQSFLEDYFTSTEPQYQPGENL, encoded by the exons ATGGGCTGCATTAAGAGCAAAGAGAACAAAGGCCCGACAATGAAGTATCAGCCGGAGAATTCTCCAGCATCAGACTCCAATGCCGCCACCACGCCTCATGTCGGTTACTACGGGCCAGATCCAACCCAGCTGCAGCAAAGTCAAgctccctcttcttcctctggcTCTGCAGCTGCAAATTTCAACCACAGCATCGCTCCGTTTGGGGGCTCATCCTCTGCTATGACTCCCTTTGGAGGAACATCAACCTCTTTCACCGGTCCAATGTCTAACTCCTTTTCTGGTGCTGTGTCCA GCGGTGTTACCTTCTTTGTGGCCTTGTTCGACTACGAAGCCCGAACATCAGATGATCTCACGTTTAAAAAGGGAGATCGCTTCCAGATCATCAACAACAC GGAAGGGGACTGGTGGGAGGCTCGCTCCATCAACACAGGAAAGAAAGGCTACATCCCCAGTAATTATGTGGCCCCTGCTGACTCCATTCAGGCTGAAGA GTGGTACTTTGGTAAAATGGGACGCAAAGATGCTGAGCGGTTGCTGCTGAATCCTGGGAATAATCGGGGCACTTTCCTGGTACGAGAAAGTGAAACGACTAAAG GTGCTTATTCTCTTTCCATACGAGACTGGGATGAAGCCAAAGGAGACAATGTGAAACATTACAAGATCCGCAAGCTTGATAATGGCGGATACTACATCACCACACGGGCACAGTTTGACACATTACAGAAGCTCGTCAAACACTACACAG AGCATGCCGATGGACTTTGCCACAGGCTGACCACAGTTTGCCCCACAGTCAAGCCTCAGACCCAGGGGCTTGCTAAAGATGCATGGGAGATTCCCAGGGAGTCACTGCAACTGGAGCTCAAACTGGGCCAGGGTTGCTTTGGAGAGGTCTGGATGG GCACGTGGAACGGAACCACTAAGGTGGCCATAAAGACGCTTAAGCCGGGGACGATGTCGCCTGAGGCATTCCTCCAGGAGGCTCAGATAATGAAGAAGCTCAGGCATGACAAACTGGTGCCTCTTTATGCAGTGGTGTCTGAGGAGCCCATCTACATTGTGACAGAGTACATGTCCAAAG GAAGCCTGCTTGACTTCATCAAAGAAGGTGATGGCAAATTCTTGAATCTTGTCATGCTGGTGGACATGGCTGCAAAG ATCGCTGACGGGATGGCTTTCATCGAGAGGATGAACTACATTCACAGAGACCTGCGCGCGGCCAACATCCTTGTGGGCGAGAACCTGGTGTGCAAGATCGCCGACTTCGGTCTGGCTAGGTTGATAGAAGACAACGAGTACACAGCCAGACAAG GAGCCAAATTCCCCATCAAATGGACGGCGCCTGAGGCCGCACTGTACGGTCGCTTCACCATCAAGTCCGACGTCTGGTCTTTTGGCATCCTGCTCACCGAGCTTGTCACCAAAGGCAGGGTGCCCTACCCAG GCATGGTGAACCGGGAGGTGCTGGAGCAGGTAGAGCGAGGCTACCGCATGCCCTGCCCGCAGGGCTGCCCCGAGTCCCTGCATGAGATGATGAAGCTCTGTTGGAAGAAGGAGCCTGACGAGAGACCAACGTTTGAGTATCTGCAGTCCTTCCTGGAGGACTATTTCACCTCCACGGAGCCACAGTACCAGCCTGGAGAAAACCTATAG
- the enosf1 gene encoding mitochondrial enolase superfamily member 1, with protein MSHKIINLSVRDVRFPTSLEQHGSDAMHTDPDYSAAYVVLDTDSGLKAFGLTFTLGKGTEIVVCAVQALAGLVVGKSLQEIVNNFRGFYRLLTSDGQMRWLGPEKGVIQLATAALLNAVWDLWARAEGKPLWKLLVDMDPKQIVSCIDFRYITDVLTEEEALDILVKAQEGKQQREDQMLSEGYPAYTTSCAWLGYSDQQLKQLCTEALKSGWTKFKVKVGADLEDDLRRCRLIRQMIGPSNTLMIDANQRWDVAEAISWVSRLAEVKPLWIEEPTSPDDILGHAAISKALAPLGIGVATGEQCHNRVMFKQFLQASALQFVQIDSCRLGSINENLAVLLMAHKFRVPVCPHAGGVGLCELIQHLILFDFIRVSANLSDRMCEYVDHLHEHFTSPVVIKNARYMPPRDPGYSCEMLELSVKRHQYPEGDIWESNMKK; from the exons ATGTCGCACAAGATTATTAATTTGTCAGTGAGGGATGTGAGATTCCCGACATCTCTGGAGCAGCATGGCTCAGATGCGATG CACACAGACCCGGATTATTCAGCTGCATATGTGGTCCTGGACACGGACAGCGGATTGAAAGCTTTCGGCCTCACGTTCACTTTAGGGAAAGGCACTGAAATTG TGGTGTGTGCTGTCCAGGCCCTGGCAGGACTGGTTGTTGGGAAATCTTTGCAGGAGATTGTGAACAACTTCCGTGGGTTTTACCGCTTGCTGACCAGTGATGGACAGATGAGATGG TTGGGCCCAGAGAAAGGAGTGATCCAGCTGGCTACTGCTGCTCTGCTGAATGCTGTGTGGGACCTGTGGGCACGAGCCGAAGGCAAG CCGCTGTGGAAGCTGCTTGTCGATATG GATCCAAAGCAGATTGTCTCATGCATTGACTTCAGATACATCACTGACGTGCTCACTGAGGAGGAAGCTCTGG acatACTTGTGAAAGCACAGGAGGGCAAGCAGCAAAGAG AGGATCAGATGCTGAGCGAGGGTTATCCTGCGTACACCACCTCCTGCGCTTGGCTCGGATACTCGGACCAGCAGCTCAAACAG CTTTGCACAGAGGCACTTAAAAGTGGTTGGACCAAGTTTAAGGTGAAGGTTGGTGCAGATCTAGAGGACGACTTGCGCAGATGCCGTCTCATCAGACAAATGATTGGACCCAGTAACACCTTG atGATCGATGCCAACCAGAGATGGGATGTAGCCGAGGCCATCAGCTGGGTGTCCAGGCTGGCTGAAGTCAAACCTCTATGGATCGAAGAGCCCACGTCTCCAGACGACATCCTGGGTCATGCTGCGATTTCTAAG GCGTTGGCTCCGCTCGGGATTGGAGTGGCAACAGGGGAGCAG TGTCACAACAGAGTGATGTTCAAGCAGTTCCTTCAGGCTTCTGCGTTGCAGTTTGTCCAAATAGACAGCTGTCGGCTGGGCAGCATCAACGAGAACCTGGCAGTGCTGCTGATGGCCCACAAGTTCAGAG TGCCCGTGTGTCCTCATGCCGGAGGAGTCGGTCTGTGTGAGCTCATCCAGCACCTGATTCTGTTCGACTTCATCCGTGTATCAGCAAACCTCAGCGACCG AATGTGTGAATATGTAGACCACCTTCACGAGCACTTCACCAGTCCTGTGGTGATAAAGAATGCCCGCTACATGCCCCCCAGG GATCCAGGCTACTCTTGTGAGATGCTGGAGTTATCAGTGAAAAGGCACCAATACCCTGAAGGAGACATATGGGAATCGAACATGAAGAAATAA